One window of the Plasmodium vivax chromosome 2, whole genome shotgun sequence genome contains the following:
- a CDS encoding adapter-related protein complex 4 beta 1 subunit, putative (encoded by transcript PVX_081805A) has protein sequence MTFEPLTPPLLQSEINKLKEVLKKLPQEKNEEKKREVLKKVIAYMTLGVDVSKLFPDIIMMSNTNDIIQKKMIYLYLNNYAETNSELSLLTINTLQKDSKDDDPIIRGLALRSFCNLRINNLFEYIEGPLFNGLNDKNSYVRRIAIISCIKLIKMNPQIAIKNDVIQILRNKLLDKDSQCIINAVHALNEILVDEGGLKVNKEIIFNMLNKISTFNEWGKCVVLNIVSTYIPENEDEMYDIMNILENHIRDFSSAVFLSCLKCFLNFSSNDTNLQIQIFQRMKDPLLTLISTSSYEISYIVLLHTNLLLHEANKLNYNIFDYDYKHFFFRYNDLTYIKDIKLDILVSVATKNNVVMITNELSEYICDQNVDIAQKAIYSIGCIALKIPKAISKIVELALFSFLPMNHSYICSATIEMLANILRKYEEYTKVIIEEIIKHDNKLIENDGIRSYIWIVGEYSEYIENAPYILEEYVNLTDCSYLFMLELLTACVKVLYRRPSEMVVILASLFDNILKNYKYPELTDKMHFYYKLLSYNYEQAFKIIVCKKKLVKNFCESNENILLDKLFNEFNTLSVLYKQPIYKFVEYSKIRFGGMYDPEENEDEGTHDDHHVHMDDVGADNVDHNIAHVSDTDREIFLNTPEEDARMAGKYPLPSSVPHTNHHNSRSSGNLPNMNEDMLLMGDDDTGGYHHSGGGHNASAHTNGHPYDHGEGHSVGHNDHLSAQTQPHLNNMNAPLSSRDVKKSHSRSSTNNAPTTTVGSNPPNSKKLEKKKSHEMINPPNSAHLNKLNDILIDAENINPEHYQEQWSILPEQNNEKLFLRKNYYNLQLETIDEFISKYNIVTLASGEIDQCLKFYMYSQFYTKQYIFIELIFNKAENSINWILKSQSDDPNMLDRFTDYFRDIFMDFM, from the exons ATGACCTTTGAACCACTTACCCCCCCCCTACTGCAGAGCGAGATAAACAAGCTAAaagaagttttaaaaaaactcccacaagaaaaaaatgaagaaaagaaaagagaggTGCTGAAGAAGGTAATAGCGTACATGACCCTCGGGGTCGACGTATCAAAGCTATTTCCGGACATTATAATGATGTCAAACACAAATGATATAAtccagaaaaaaatgatataccTCTACCTGAATAACTACGCAG AAACGAACTCGGAACTGTCCCTGCTCACCATAAACACCCTGCAAAAGGACAGCAAAGATGACGACCCAATCATAAGGGGGCTCGCCTTACGCAGTTTTTGCAACTTGCGcattaataatttgtttGAGTACATAGAAGGGCCTCTGTTCAACGGATTGAACGACAAAAATTCCTACGTCCGAAGAATCGCCATCATCAGCTGTATCAAGCTGATTAAAATGAACCCACAGATAGCTATAAAAAACGATGTCATACAGATTTTGAGAAATAAACTCCTAGACAAAGACTCCCAGTGTATAATAAACGCAGTGCATGCGTTGAACGAAATATTAGTAGATGAAGGGGGgttaaaagtaaataaagaaatcatttttaatatgctaaataaaatatctACCTTTAACGAATGGGGAAAGTGTGTTGTTCTAAACATTGTAAGTACCTACATTCCAGAAAATGAAGACGAAATGTATGACATTATGAACATATTGGAAAATCACATAAGAGATTTCTCCTCCGCTGTATTTCTCTCgtgtttaaaatgttttttaaatttctcttCCAATGATACAAATCTACAAATTCAAATTTTCCAAAGAATGAAGGACCCTTTACTTACCCTAATTTCGACCTCTTCTTACGAAATTTCCTACATCGTTTTGTTGCATACCAATTTGTTGCTACACGAGGCGAATAAACTGAACTATAACATATTTGACTACGACTATAAGCACTTCTTTTTTCGGTACAATGATCTCACGTACATAAAGGATATTAAGCTGGACATCCTCGTGTCGGTGGCGACAAAG AACAACGTGGTCATGATAACAAACGAACTGAGCGAGTACATCTGCGACCAGAACGTGGACATCGCGCAGAAGGCCATTTACTCCATCGGGTGCATAGCTCTGAAGATTCCAAAGGCAATTTCCAAAATAGTGGAGTTAGCCCTGTTCTCCTTTCTCCCCATGAACCATTCCTACATATGCAGCGCCACCATAGAAATGCTAGCCAACATACTGAGAAAGTACGAAGAATACACCAAGGTAATTAttgaagaaattataaaGCATGATAATAAGCTGATAGAGAATGATGGGATCAGGTCCTACATTTGGATCGTCGGGGAATATTCAGAGTACATAGAAAATGCTCCCTACATTTTGGAAGAATATGTCAATTTGACCGACTGCTCCTATTTGTTCATGCTGGAATTGTTGACGGCTTGTGTGAAGGTCCTATATAGAAGACCCTCCGAAATGGTAGTCATTCTAGCCTCCCTTTTTGataacattttgaaaaattataaataccCGGAGCTTACGGACAAAATGCACTTTTACTACAAGCTGCTAAGTTATAACTATGAACAAGCCTTCAAAATCAtcgtttgtaaaaaaaaactagtaaaaaatttctgCGAATcgaatgaaaatattttgctaGACAAACTGTTCAACGAATTTAACACCCTCTCTGTGTTGTATAAACAGCCaatatacaaatttgtgGAGTATTCTAAAATACGTTTTGGTGGGATGTATGACCCAGAGGAAAATGAAGACGAGGGGACCCACGACGATCATCATGTTCATATGGACGACGTGGGTGCAGACAATGTTGACCATAACATTGCACATGTTAGCGACACGGATAGGGAAATATTCTTAAACACCCCAGAGGAGGATGCCAGAATGGCTGGCAAGTACCCCCTGCCCAGCAGTGTCCCCCACACAAATCACCATAACAGCAGAAGCAGCGGAAACCTTCCCAACATGAACGAGGATATGCTCCTTATGGGCGATGACGACACGGGGGGGTATCACCACAGTGGGGGCGGCCATAACGCGAGCGCCCACACGAACGGTCACCCTTACGACCATGGAGAGGGCCACTCGGTGGGGCACAACGACCACCTCTCTGCACAAACCCAACCACACCTCAACAACATGAACGCCCCCCTAAGTAGTagggatgtaaaaaaatcaCACAGCAGAAGCTCCACCAACAACGCGCCCACAACCACCGTCGGTAGTAACCCCCCCAATAGTAAAAagttggagaaaaaaaagtcgcaTGAAATGATCAACCCCCCCAATTCGGCGCACTTGAACAAATTGAATGATATTCTAATCGATGCAGAAAATATAAACCCAGAACACTACCAAGAGCAGTGGAGCATTCTACCTGAACAGAATAATGAAAaactatttttaagaaaaaattactacaACTTACAGTTAGAAACAATTGACGAGTTTATATCAAAATACAACATTGTGACTCTCGCCTCCGGGGAAATCGATCAGTGCCTCAAATTCTACATGTACTCG
- a CDS encoding hypothetical protein, conserved (encoded by transcript PVX_081810A): MILLRQNNLHQFERAPELGRLKKLEEEEEEEKKKLDSNFQSVNLLDIKKEEYQTVSIPLVLFYFFKCYSGVNLKNGRQNFQYSLVIDGDVYLGYEVMPCVVVLVRADRECDEFVANKSGATDVEVGLTEGFSSKVYAKKCKESNKSEDLGKCAPMGCVHHPFGPNDSNGRSHSLSGDERLSGKGETRAEEAKEEAKEVPYVHIQDGNLPCAPLRGVKIADCYSGCYYVDQLRSYLFVMFDEFRQKMIISVFPVEKYGFEKSKNFILRFSECEDLIRKGMEKRKAETGSSFFMTNVHGDSFPSGEEAPFDESPMGVFQPENNLNNDFGKIVRNENVTDFVRPLMRDEAIRLGRFTQNGDNRTAEMRIVEEENVLNGNHSALSHLSKRNSEGGEGKENVLVKSKKYGEKVSVLPSFGTNNVSRNYAWSVPSLAKQMGGNFKHYVPMLSLSGEERKFLLTCLLLHMYRRHCKALCGYPCGLERRSPCMLDVRGVGEHSGRKDRKEVSAAQMERVNRNFPLMSFPTADEKDNKKGDDNIFEKLFANYFFYPRREFTLFGGDLIRGECASREGCEQEFFGSGENRDNNDNSSGYSHNGYSHNGYSHNGYSHNGYNHNGYNSNGYNSNDYNSNDYNSNSDNNGDYNHNYYNNGSSNNGSSNNGENNSGGNNGGNNNNGGNNNNGSDDNEDNDDCNENDDSNENDDSHENEETNENEETNENEETNENEETNENEEYNSNNENNSNDNYKFVDKFACMDIEAKKSLTGELLNSSKYTNNTNKSEISTNYFENSCNISANNSNNGCYEENSNLYLNNEEGLTLTSVHLQNGQRVNGDDGVVLYDNIGGGNNLDHEHCNSDNVYNNISSYMESYMDNNKVHVINACKRDSCSTNEEQISNNSLNDSTKMKDEILYNTNDLVYHGEGLNVKDEMNEAYEPNFLSLKRNNLDVDHKHLDTGVQKKINKKRNKVKMEKSNKNLDDEKKEVLNKVSQITRVGGVCFDKNRQRWIAHWKIDGKYHKHYFPISQYGFENARERAINCRKQAEKLFNLPEIQPRNRWNQIKVNGTSHIKKAAKLPRCEGVAYDELSQSWVSTFVVHKKFSIDDLGFYGARDQAIYCRKVFEKVNIHDDYEFLLKDRLGMSNEEKEELGALFNIDKNAIEKMDMGNNVGGGSKVKSNVEKIKVKDNNDYSLENSNGENMNGGGANPDVKISNEQYLKITQEAIEMILSNIKHKSLPEIKLKLIDKQKFENYNTLLDKHFKFITSVKNISQLQPYISLFHKFIIYHTLPHNISLRKQLFIIEALEWSSFFSGAASQKVD, translated from the coding sequence ATGATACTGCTGAGACAGAATAACCTGCACCAATTCGAGAGGGCGCCAGAGTTggggaggttaaaaaaattggaggaagaagaagaagaggagaagaaaaaactggACTCGAATTTTCAGAGTGTAAACTTACTAgatattaaaaaggaggaataCCAAACCGTTTCCATACCGttggttttattttacttttttaaatgttattCTGGggttaatttaaaaaatggaagacaGAATTTTCAGTATTCATTAGTTATTGATGGGGATGTGTACCTGGGCTATGAGGTGATGCCCTGTGTCGTTGTTTTGGTTAGGGCTGACCGTGAATGCGACGAATTCGTTGCAAATAAAAGCGGCGCAACTGATGTTGAGGTAGGTTTGACGGAAGGGTTTTCCAGCAAAGTGTATGCCAAAAAATGCAAGGAAAGTAATAAGAGCGAAGATTTAGGAAAGTGTGCTCCGATGGGATGTGTTCATCACCCGTTTGGACCAAACGATAGCAATGGTAGAAGCCACTCTCTCAGTGGTGACGAACGTTTGAGCGGAAAAGGTGAAACGCGCGCGGAGGAGGCGAAAGAGGAGGCGAAAGAGGTGCCATATGTGCACATTCAAGATGGGAACCTTCCTTGTGCACCCCTGCGAGGAGTGAAAATCGCTGACTGCTACTCCGGCTGCTATTACGTAGATCAGTTAAGATCGTACCTTTTTGTCATGTTTGATGAATTCCgccaaaaaatgataataagcGTTTTCCCCGTGGAAAAGTATGGGTtcgaaaaaagcaaaaatttcATTCTCAGATTCAGTGAGTGCGAAGATTTAATAAGAAAGGGtatggaaaaaaggaaagctgAAACGGgttcgtcattttttatgacaaATGTACATGGGGATAGTTTCCCAAGTGGGGAGGAGGCCCCTTTTGATGAATCACCCATGGGCGTATTTCAACCAGAGAACAATTTGAATAACGATTTTGGTAAAATTGTGAGGAATGAAAATGTGACAGATTTTGTCCGCCCCCTGATGAGAGATGAAGCGATCCGTTTGGGAAGGTTCACGCAGAATGGGGACAACCGTACAGCTGAAATGCGCATcgtggaagaggaaaacgTGTTGAATGGTAATCATTCGGCATTATCCCATTTGAGCAAAAGGAATAGCGAGGGAGGTGAAGGAAAGGAGAATGTCCTTGTGAAGAGTAAGAAGTATGGCGAGAAGGTGTCAGTACTACCCAGCTTTGGAACAAATAACGTTTCGAGGAATTACGCGTGGAGTGTACCATCTTTAGCGAAACAAATGGGCGGAAATTTCAAGCACTATGTGCCCATGTTGTCGCTAAGCGGAGAAGAAAGGAAGTTCCTTTTGACGTGCCTTCTGTTGCACATGTACAGACGCCACTGTAAGGCGTTATGCGGCTACCCTTGCGGGTTAGAGAGAAGATCACCGTGCATGCTTGATGTTCGTGGTGTGGGCGAACATTCCGGAAGGAAAGATCGTAAAGAAGTGTCAGCTGCGCAGATGGAGAGGGTCAACAGAAATTTTCCATTAATGAGTTTCCCAACTGCGGATGAGAAGGATAACAAGAAAGGGgatgataatatttttgaaaagctTTTCgccaattattttttttacccaagAAGGGAGTTTACCCTGTTTGGGGGGGACTTAATACGAGGTGAGTGTGCCTCGAGGGAAGGATGCGAGCAGGAATTTTTTGGCAGCGGGGAAAACAGAGACAACAATGATAATTCGAGTGGGTATAGCCACAACGGGTACAGCCACAACGGGTACAGCCACAACGGGTACAGCCACAACGGGTACAACCACAATGGGTACAACTCCAACGGGTACAACAGCAACGACTATAACAGCAACGACTACAACAGCAATAGCGACAACAACGGAGACTACAACCACAACTATTACAATAACGGAAGCAGCAACAATGGAAGTAGCAACAACGGAGAGAACAACAGTGGCGGTAACAACGGGGGAAATAACAACAACGGAGGAAACAATAACAACGGTAGTGACGATAATGAGGATAACGATGACTGCAATGAGAATGACGATAGTAACGAGAACGACGACAGTCATGAGAATGAGGAGACGAACGAGAATGAAGAGACGAACGAAAATGAGGAGACGAACGAAAATGAGGAGACCAACGAGAACGAAGAATACAACAGTAATAACGAAAACAATAGTAATGACAACTACAAATTTGTAGATAAGTTCGCCTGCATGGATATAGAAGCGAAGAAGAGTCTAACTGGGGAACTTTTAAATTCCAGTAAATACACTAATAATACGAATAAAAGTGAAATAAGCACAAATTATTTCGAAAATAGCTGCAACATTAGTGCGAACAATAGTAACAACGGGTGTTACGAAGAAAATAGTAATTTGTACTTGAACAATGAGGAGGGTTTAACGCTGACGAGTGTTCACCTTCAAAATGGGCAACGGGTTAATGGGGATGATGGCGTAGTGCTGTACGACAATATCGGCGGAGGAAACAACTTAGATCACGAGCACTGCAATAGTGATAATGTGTATAACAACATTAGCAGTTATATGGAGAGCTACATGGATAATAACAAGGTACATGTGATAAATGCTTGTAAAAGAGACTCATGCAGCACCAATGAAGAGCAGATTTCCAACAACTCTCTGAATGAtagcacaaaaatgaaggatgAAATTTTGTACAACACGAACGACTTGGTGTACCATGGGGAGGGACTGAACGTGAAGGACGAAATGAACGAAGCGTACGAACCGAACTTCCTCTCCCTTAAGAGGAACAACCTAGATGTTGATCACAAACATTTGGACACCGgggtgcagaaaaaaattaacaaaaaaaggaataaagtGAAGATGGAAAAGAGCAATAAAAATCTGGACgatgaaaagaaagaagtCCTCAATAAGGTGTCCCAAATTACCAGAGTTGGTGGAGTTTGCTTTGATAAGAATAGGCAAAGGTGGATTGCACACTGGAAAATTGATGGCAAATATCATAAGCATTATTTTCCAATAAGTCAGTACGGATTTGAAAATGCTCGTGAGAGAGCCATCAATTGTAGAAAACAAGCAGAGAAGCTTTTCAACTTGCCAGAAATACAACCACGAAATAGGTGGAATCAAATCAAAGTGAATGGAACGTCTCACATTAAGAAGGCAGCAAAGTTACCAAGGTGCGAAGGAGTGGCGTATGATGAGTTGTCACAAAGTTGGGTTAGTACCTTTGTTGTGCATAAGAAGTTTTCCATTGATGACTTGGGTTTTTACGGAGCTAGGGATCAAGCCATTTACTGCAGGAAAGTTTTCGAAAAGGTAAATATACATGACGATTATGAGTTTTTGCTCAAAGATAGACTAGGAATGAgtaatgaagaaaaggaagaactcGGTGCCCTTTTCAACATTGATAAAAATGcaatagaaaaaatggacatgGGAAATAACGTTGGTGGGGGCAGCAAGGTAAAGAGCAACGTGGAGAAAATAAAGGTGAAGGATAACAATGACTACTCGTTAGAGAATAGCAATGGAGAAAATATGAATGGTGGTGGTGCCAACCCGGATGTCAAAATATCCAACGAGcagtatttaaaaataacccaGGAAGCCATCGAAATGATTTTAAGCAACATAAAGCATAAGTCCCTACCGGAGATTAAGCTGAAGCTAATTGACAAGCAGAAGTTTGAGAATTATAACACCCTGCTGGATAAGCACttcaaatttattacatCCGTGAAGAACATCTCGCAGCTGCAGCCCTACATATCCCTCTTCCACAAGTTTATCATTTACCACACCCTTCCGCATAACATCTCCTTAAGGAAGCAGCTGTTCATCATTGAGGCGTTGGAGtggtcttcctttttctcggGCGCAGCCAGCCAGAAGGTTGACTGA
- a CDS encoding hypothetical protein, conserved (encoded by transcript PVX_081815A): MADDKGAYLTFDNASNGSLFIVWRKEKVDNALMFIRPTKAVAEFKFSSNSGKSELIRNLQSDKKLFFSGLCQFIKEARDIKGVVTLLSHFNDTFPIKVNVYFLKGNNVVPLSVGVPFDLDGVDAVSVLPQGSSSLQVKTMKKDMFVSRGNSEGASVSF, encoded by the exons ATGGCAGATGACAAAGGAGCATATTTAACTTTTGACAATGCGTCCAATGGATCGCTATTCATTGTGTGGAGAAAGGAGAAAGTGGACAACGCCCTCATGTTTATAAGGCCAACAAAGGCGGTGGCTGAATTTAAATTCTCGAGCAACAGTGGGAAGTCAGAGCTGATCAGGAATTTACAG tCTGACAAGAAGCTGTTTTTTTCGGGGCTTTGCCAGTTCATCAAAGAGGCGAGGGACATCAAAGGAGTGGTGACTTTGCTGTCGCACTTTAATGACACTTTCCCGATAAAAGTGAatgtctattttttaaaagggaaCAAT GTTGTGCCCCTTAGCGTCGGTGTGCCTTTCGACCTAGATGGAGTCGACGCAGTGAGCGTTTTACCACAGGGATCGAGTTCGTTGCAAGTCAAAACGATGAAGAAGGATATGTTTGTGAGTAGGGGAAATTCGGAGGGGGCTAGTGTTTCCTTCTAG